The following proteins come from a genomic window of Methylorubrum populi:
- a CDS encoding helicase-related protein — MAKPRTAKPRDQDPSRDAGAAPLIPTGALAAALLGLAVAARPLIHVARDGRRLEEIAAVLRALAPERTVAVFPEWDCLPFDRASPSRGVMGARAGVLRWLTDAQAQPDILLTTAPALLQRVPPPETWASAHVELRVGDPLDPEGLTAQLARLGYILDDRVDEPGEVAVRGRTLDVFPAAAPLPCRVEHDGARITAIRSYDPVSQRSRVETERLVIDPATEIILAPDSGVCLEPFTGQEHRLARFYPSLVTILDYAPEARLVVEAGVEERAAAFFEQIAEGWEAEGAASSAGSGQRSRPDAAPDLYLTPDAWAALIDARRLAAATVDAAEQVAGPVFARERRPEAAFAKAVRAALKDGERLVLAGPKAPFRRLVRAAAAVDERTVRLIDGWTEVEAAEPGAVLAIEAPVEAGFRVPEAGATVIAAADLFGPLSAGVQRAPAVLPIGEVELRVGDVAIDRDHGLCVFEGLEPVRTGEVDEEDALRLRFADEAILMVPVSQADRVWRYGSEAEAVTLDRLDGGTWARRRLETEATLAKAARAMLRAAQERRNMRAPRIVPPEREMERFAAGFGYPLTGDQARAVEETLADLAGAAPMDRLVCGDVGFGKTEVALRAAAAAVFAGRQVAVMAPTTVLVRQHVETFRRRFARFGITVAHLSRLVSPAEAKRVKQGLADGSVRLVIGTQALAGRGVAFHDLGLAIIDEEQRFGAKTKASLRRAAGEAHILTLSATPIPRTLQAAMVGLQSLSVIATPPAVRQPIRTVIAPFEEATLAAALRREHRRGGQSFVVCPRIEDIAPMAERLRALVPGLDVVTAHGEMKPAEMDDAMVRFADGEGDVLLATSIIESGLDVPRANTMLVWDAERFGLAQLHQLRGRVGRGQRRGVVYLFARPDKPLSPSTEKRLRTLEALDRLGAGFAISARDLDLRGAGDLIGDDQSGHVKLVGLGLYQHLLQLALRAAKGEAAEDWSPEVRIGLSGRVPADYIPEPEIRLSLYSRLLRLRAEAEIDALRDEIEDRFGPLPKPVEALFTLAALRIGCLALGIVRLSGGPQGIAADFHPDRTGPVIPVSDDVTVRDGRIVLRRGSEDAVERGRQAAAFLRRLEEARDRRP; from the coding sequence ATGGCAAAGCCCAGGACAGCGAAGCCCCGAGACCAGGATCCGAGCCGCGACGCGGGTGCCGCACCGCTGATCCCGACGGGGGCTCTGGCAGCCGCCCTGCTCGGTCTTGCAGTTGCCGCGCGGCCGCTGATCCACGTGGCCCGCGACGGGCGCCGCCTCGAAGAGATCGCCGCGGTCCTTCGAGCCCTGGCACCGGAGCGGACCGTGGCGGTCTTTCCCGAATGGGATTGCCTGCCGTTCGATCGCGCCTCGCCCTCCCGCGGTGTCATGGGCGCGCGCGCGGGTGTGCTGCGCTGGCTGACCGACGCCCAGGCGCAGCCCGACATCCTGCTCACCACCGCCCCCGCGCTCCTGCAGCGCGTGCCGCCGCCGGAGACCTGGGCGAGCGCCCATGTCGAACTGCGCGTCGGTGATCCGCTCGATCCCGAGGGTTTGACGGCGCAGCTGGCACGGCTCGGCTACATCCTCGACGACCGCGTCGACGAGCCCGGGGAGGTCGCGGTCCGGGGGCGGACCCTCGACGTGTTCCCGGCGGCGGCGCCGCTCCCCTGCCGGGTCGAGCACGATGGCGCCCGCATCACCGCGATCCGATCCTACGATCCGGTGTCGCAGCGCTCACGGGTCGAGACCGAGCGGCTGGTGATCGATCCCGCCACCGAGATCATCCTGGCGCCGGATTCGGGCGTATGCCTCGAGCCCTTCACCGGCCAGGAGCACCGGCTGGCGCGCTTCTACCCGTCGCTCGTCACGATCCTCGACTACGCGCCCGAGGCCCGCCTCGTCGTCGAGGCCGGGGTGGAGGAGCGCGCCGCCGCCTTCTTCGAGCAGATCGCCGAGGGATGGGAGGCGGAGGGCGCGGCCTCATCCGCCGGGAGTGGTCAGCGATCCCGGCCGGATGCTGCGCCGGATCTCTACCTCACGCCCGATGCCTGGGCGGCGTTGATCGACGCCCGCCGGCTGGCCGCCGCGACCGTGGATGCGGCGGAGCAGGTGGCCGGGCCGGTCTTCGCCCGCGAGCGCCGTCCCGAGGCGGCCTTCGCCAAGGCCGTGCGCGCGGCCCTCAAGGACGGCGAGCGCCTCGTGCTCGCCGGTCCCAAGGCGCCGTTCCGCCGCCTCGTGCGGGCGGCCGCCGCCGTCGATGAGCGGACCGTGCGCCTGATCGACGGTTGGACCGAGGTCGAGGCGGCGGAGCCCGGAGCGGTGCTGGCGATCGAGGCGCCGGTCGAGGCGGGCTTCCGCGTGCCGGAGGCGGGCGCGACGGTGATCGCCGCCGCCGACCTGTTCGGGCCCCTCTCCGCGGGGGTGCAGCGTGCGCCCGCCGTGCTGCCGATCGGCGAGGTCGAATTGCGGGTCGGCGACGTGGCGATCGATCGCGATCACGGCCTGTGCGTGTTCGAGGGACTCGAGCCGGTCCGCACGGGCGAGGTGGACGAGGAGGATGCCCTGCGCCTGCGCTTTGCCGACGAGGCCATCCTGATGGTGCCGGTGAGCCAGGCCGATCGCGTCTGGCGCTACGGATCGGAGGCCGAGGCGGTGACCCTCGACCGGCTCGACGGGGGCACCTGGGCCCGGCGGCGCCTGGAGACAGAGGCGACCCTCGCCAAGGCGGCGCGGGCGATGCTGCGCGCCGCGCAGGAGCGCCGGAACATGCGCGCGCCGCGGATCGTGCCGCCGGAGCGCGAGATGGAGCGGTTCGCCGCCGGCTTCGGCTATCCCCTCACCGGCGATCAGGCCCGTGCGGTCGAGGAGACTCTGGCCGATCTCGCGGGCGCGGCGCCGATGGACCGTCTGGTCTGCGGCGATGTCGGGTTCGGCAAGACCGAAGTGGCCCTGCGCGCCGCCGCGGCGGCGGTCTTCGCCGGCCGGCAGGTTGCGGTGATGGCGCCGACCACGGTTCTGGTGCGCCAGCATGTCGAGACCTTTCGGCGCCGCTTTGCCCGTTTCGGCATCACGGTGGCGCATCTTTCGCGTCTCGTTTCACCCGCCGAGGCCAAGCGGGTGAAGCAGGGCCTCGCCGACGGCAGCGTGCGCCTCGTCATCGGCACCCAGGCGCTCGCCGGGCGCGGCGTCGCGTTCCACGATCTCGGGCTCGCCATCATCGACGAGGAGCAGCGCTTCGGGGCGAAGACCAAGGCGAGCCTGCGCAGGGCGGCGGGCGAGGCCCACATCCTCACCCTGAGCGCAACCCCGATCCCGCGCACGCTCCAGGCGGCGATGGTCGGCCTGCAGAGCCTCAGCGTGATCGCCACGCCCCCGGCGGTGCGCCAGCCGATCCGCACGGTGATCGCTCCGTTCGAGGAGGCGACGCTCGCCGCGGCCCTGCGTCGCGAGCATCGCCGCGGCGGCCAGAGCTTCGTCGTCTGCCCGCGCATCGAGGATATCGCGCCGATGGCCGAGCGCCTGCGCGCGCTCGTGCCGGGGCTCGACGTCGTGACCGCGCATGGCGAGATGAAACCGGCCGAGATGGACGACGCCATGGTCCGCTTCGCCGACGGCGAGGGCGACGTGCTGCTCGCCACCAGCATCATCGAGAGCGGGCTCGACGTGCCGCGGGCCAACACGATGCTGGTCTGGGATGCGGAGCGCTTCGGCCTCGCGCAGCTGCACCAGTTGCGCGGCCGGGTCGGGCGCGGGCAGCGGCGCGGCGTGGTGTACCTGTTCGCGCGTCCCGACAAGCCGCTCAGCCCCTCGACCGAGAAGCGGCTGCGCACGCTGGAGGCGCTCGACCGGCTCGGTGCGGGCTTCGCCATCTCCGCCCGTGACCTCGACTTGCGCGGCGCGGGCGATCTCATCGGCGACGACCAGTCGGGCCATGTCAAGCTCGTCGGCCTCGGCCTCTACCAGCACCTGCTGCAACTGGCGCTCCGCGCGGCCAAGGGCGAGGCGGCCGAGGATTGGAGCCCGGAGGTGCGGATCGGCCTGAGCGGCCGCGTGCCCGCCGACTACATCCCCGAGCCCGAGATCCGCCTGAGCCTCTACAGCCGCCTGCTGCGCCTGCGCGCCGAGGCCGAGATCGACGCCCTGCGCGACGAGATCGAGGACCGGTTCGGCCCCCTGCCGAAGCCGGTGGAGGCGCTGTTCACCCTGGCCGCCCTGCGCATCGGATGCCTCGCCCTCGGCATTGTCCGCCTCAGCGGCGGCCCGCAGGGCATCGCGGCCGATTTCCATCCGGACAGGACCGGGCCGGTGATCCCGGTCTCCGACGACGTCACGGTGCGCGATGGGCGGATCGTCCTGCGCCGGGGCAGCGAGGATGCGGTCGAGCGCGGACGGCAGGCTGCCGCCTTCCTGCGCCGCCTGGAGGAGGCCCGCGACCGGCGTCCGTGA
- the urtB gene encoding urea ABC transporter permease subunit UrtB, with translation MTSLDIAPFANALVLGLSIASIWLIAAIGLTIIYGTVGVINMAHGEFIMLGAYTSYALQSSLGLPFLLCLPASFAVVALVGLIIERGLIRYLYNRPLDTLLATWGVSLVLMQGVRLIFGSDPKYIAVPEIFQSNVEVGFASLSVFRLVVLAITALIVAATAWLFYRTRFGMQVRAVMQNKEMAASFGINADRVYMTTFALGAGLAGVAGSLFGVLAIVLPTMGTAYVVQAFLVVVVGGGTLMGSVAAAGLTGELQSVFAFMTNDTFARFLLYVLIVVFLRFRPRGLFAVAKGRR, from the coding sequence GTGACGTCCCTCGACATCGCTCCGTTCGCCAACGCCCTGGTGCTGGGGCTCAGCATCGCCAGCATCTGGCTCATCGCCGCGATCGGCCTCACGATCATCTACGGCACCGTCGGGGTCATCAACATGGCCCATGGCGAGTTCATCATGCTGGGCGCCTACACCTCCTACGCCCTGCAGAGCTCCCTCGGCCTGCCGTTCCTGCTCTGCCTGCCCGCCTCCTTCGCCGTGGTGGCGCTCGTCGGGCTCATCATCGAGCGCGGGCTGATCCGCTACCTCTACAACCGCCCGCTCGACACCCTGCTCGCCACCTGGGGCGTGTCGCTGGTCTTGATGCAGGGCGTGCGGCTGATCTTCGGCTCGGATCCGAAATACATCGCCGTGCCGGAGATCTTCCAGAGCAACGTCGAGGTGGGCTTCGCCAGCCTGTCGGTGTTCCGTCTCGTGGTGCTCGCCATCACCGCGCTCATCGTCGCGGCGACCGCCTGGCTGTTCTACCGCACCCGCTTCGGCATGCAGGTGCGCGCGGTGATGCAGAACAAGGAGATGGCCGCCTCCTTCGGCATCAACGCCGACCGGGTCTACATGACGACCTTCGCGCTGGGCGCGGGGCTTGCCGGCGTCGCCGGCTCGCTGTTCGGCGTACTCGCCATCGTGCTGCCGACCATGGGCACGGCCTACGTGGTGCAGGCCTTCCTCGTGGTGGTGGTCGGCGGCGGCACGCTGATGGGCAGCGTCGCGGCGGCGGGTCTGACGGGCGAACTCCAGTCGGTCTTCGCCTTCATGACCAACGACACCTTCGCGCGCTTCCTCCTCTACGTGCTGATCGTCGTCTTCCTGCGCTTCCGCCCGCGCGGCCTCTTCGCCGTCGCCAAAGGCCGCCGGTGA
- a CDS encoding transporter substrate-binding domain-containing protein yields the protein MDLTRRKLLKQSSLAAAAIAAPHLWLPTAREAWGATLKKGEPIKVGLLFSLTGQLAVPEEDSTLVMQYAIDEINKSGGIAGHPIQPVIVDAKSDFNVYSEKAKELIIREKVIALFGCYTSASRKAILPVVMSQNSLLYYPTCYEGAECTQNTICTGPLANQHSKDLIPYMVKNFGKKVFFVGSNYVWPKESNKNAKIWLQEAGGELVGEEYIPLGSSEFGPVLGKIRDAKPNFIFSTVVGASDIAFHKQFKQEGFKADSMPIASLTTGEIETKAMGPEFGAGHFLSAPYFQSLENPTNQKFVENFLKSKYGKNGSTHYNMEETYLSAYVFKAGLEAALKKTGNIEEVTSRMIRDVSGGVRVEDDVSPEGLIWIDGDNFNSWLKPKIGQCQADGSFKIVSEAKEHVAPDPYSIYPNAGKCTATGLVAPDGKSRKNVI from the coding sequence ATGGACCTCACGCGTCGCAAGCTCTTGAAGCAGTCTTCGCTCGCCGCGGCAGCCATCGCTGCGCCGCACCTTTGGCTGCCGACGGCCCGCGAGGCCTGGGGCGCGACGCTCAAGAAGGGGGAGCCGATCAAGGTCGGCCTGCTGTTCTCCCTCACCGGCCAGCTCGCGGTGCCGGAAGAGGATTCCACGCTCGTGATGCAGTACGCCATCGACGAGATCAACAAGAGCGGCGGTATCGCCGGGCATCCGATCCAGCCGGTGATCGTCGATGCCAAGTCGGACTTCAACGTCTACTCGGAGAAGGCCAAGGAACTCATCATCCGCGAGAAGGTGATCGCGCTGTTCGGCTGCTACACCTCGGCCAGCCGCAAGGCGATCCTGCCGGTGGTGATGTCGCAGAACAGCCTGCTCTACTATCCGACCTGCTACGAGGGTGCGGAATGCACCCAGAACACGATCTGCACGGGTCCGCTGGCCAACCAGCACTCGAAGGACCTGATCCCCTACATGGTCAAGAACTTCGGCAAGAAGGTCTTCTTCGTCGGCTCGAACTACGTCTGGCCGAAGGAGTCGAACAAGAACGCCAAGATCTGGCTCCAAGAGGCCGGCGGCGAGCTGGTGGGCGAGGAATACATCCCCCTCGGCAGCTCCGAGTTCGGCCCCGTGCTCGGCAAGATCCGAGACGCCAAGCCGAACTTCATCTTCTCGACCGTGGTCGGCGCCTCCGACATCGCCTTCCACAAGCAGTTCAAGCAGGAGGGCTTCAAGGCCGATTCCATGCCGATCGCCTCGCTCACCACCGGTGAGATCGAGACCAAGGCGATGGGCCCCGAATTCGGCGCCGGGCACTTCCTGTCGGCGCCCTATTTCCAGTCGCTCGAGAACCCGACCAACCAGAAGTTCGTTGAGAACTTCCTCAAGAGCAAGTACGGCAAGAACGGCTCCACCCACTACAACATGGAGGAGACCTATCTCTCGGCCTACGTGTTCAAGGCCGGGCTCGAAGCCGCGCTCAAGAAGACCGGCAACATCGAGGAGGTCACCTCGCGCATGATCCGCGATGTCAGCGGCGGCGTGCGGGTCGAGGACGACGTCTCGCCGGAAGGCCTGATCTGGATCGACGGCGACAACTTCAACTCCTGGCTCAAGCCCAAGATCGGCCAGTGCCAGGCGGACGGCAGCTTCAAGATCGTCTCGGAAGCGAAAGAACACGTCGCGCCCGATCCGTACTCGATCTACCCGAATGCCGGAAAATGCACCGCCACGGGCCTCGTGGCCCCCGACGGCAAGAGCCGCAAGAACGTCATCTGA
- a CDS encoding carbohydrate porin, giving the protein MRGGGYGKEPGTTRSDRRGRSKGWAAGALAGALVLGSQVGALAQQPSPVGQFNDQTQPRTDPNIAAKPADPVRVGPLAPWATDMAARGLTFDINIYDFYQANPSAGLRTGEQSNSAYFVLSMSADMQKLANIAGGTIKFTQTFFGLVRNLNMAADIGDTTVGYQPPYNPNSNRLSLLTYEQKLLDDRLVIEFGRTHPDRYYGLPPCNSINSCFQDLFYINAGFTSPLYAVWGANAAYQLSPTTYIQAGAFSVNPGTNALSGYDWGYERLSGALVMTEIGYKTDYTMTAYPGRASLTGFVNTADHDDNFKTVFGTSRGLNPGTPALQKTGTSGLVLTGTQTVWRADGGLVANPHPTAISLYTGTGYSFDPTVPIRFNSFVGVLLQAPDQSRPNDTFGLKMNWQRLSENYTQFLSDANFISGGSGAPYARDKFIFEANAHLDVGAGVIVEPVVQYVVNPNSFWNPYTARRAKDGFYGGFTLVVPLGTLLGLAPG; this is encoded by the coding sequence ATGCGCGGCGGTGGATACGGGAAGGAACCGGGGACGACCCGCTCGGACCGGCGGGGACGGTCGAAGGGATGGGCGGCCGGCGCGCTGGCGGGCGCGCTGGTGCTCGGCTCGCAAGTGGGCGCGCTGGCGCAGCAGCCCTCCCCGGTGGGCCAGTTCAACGATCAGACGCAGCCGCGCACCGATCCCAACATCGCCGCCAAACCCGCCGACCCCGTCCGCGTCGGCCCGCTCGCCCCCTGGGCCACCGACATGGCCGCCCGCGGGCTCACCTTCGACATCAACATCTACGACTTCTACCAGGCCAACCCATCGGCCGGCCTGCGCACCGGCGAGCAGTCCAACTCCGCCTACTTCGTCCTCTCCATGTCCGCCGACATGCAGAAGCTCGCCAACATCGCAGGCGGCACCATCAAGTTCACCCAGACCTTCTTCGGTCTCGTGCGCAACCTCAACATGGCCGCCGATATCGGCGACACCACCGTCGGCTACCAGCCGCCCTACAACCCCAACTCCAACCGCCTCTCGCTGCTCACCTACGAGCAGAAGCTCCTCGATGACCGCCTCGTCATCGAGTTCGGCCGCACCCACCCAGATCGCTACTACGGCCTGCCGCCGTGCAACTCGATCAACTCCTGCTTCCAGGACCTGTTCTACATCAACGCCGGCTTCACCTCGCCGCTCTACGCCGTCTGGGGGGCGAATGCCGCCTACCAGCTCTCGCCCACCACCTACATCCAGGCCGGCGCCTTCTCGGTGAACCCCGGTACCAACGCGCTGTCCGGCTACGACTGGGGCTACGAGCGCCTCTCGGGCGCGCTCGTCATGACCGAGATCGGCTACAAGACCGACTACACCATGACCGCCTATCCGGGACGCGCCTCGCTCACCGGCTTCGTCAACACCGCCGACCACGACGACAACTTCAAGACGGTGTTCGGCACCTCGCGCGGCCTCAACCCCGGCACCCCGGCGCTGCAGAAGACGGGCACGTCCGGCCTCGTGCTCACCGGCACGCAGACGGTCTGGCGCGCCGATGGCGGGCTGGTGGCCAACCCGCACCCGACGGCGATCTCGCTCTATACCGGCACGGGCTATTCCTTCGACCCGACGGTGCCGATCCGCTTCAACTCCTTCGTCGGCGTGCTGCTGCAGGCGCCCGACCAGAGCCGGCCGAACGACACCTTCGGCCTGAAGATGAACTGGCAGCGCCTGTCGGAGAACTACACGCAGTTCCTGTCGGACGCGAACTTCATCTCCGGCGGCTCGGGCGCGCCGTACGCGCGCGACAAGTTCATCTTTGAGGCCAACGCGCATCTCGACGTCGGCGCGGGCGTGATCGTCGAGCCGGTGGTGCAGTACGTGGTCAACCCGAACTCGTTCTGGAACCCCTACACCGCCCGCCGCGCCAAGGACGGCTTCTACGGCGGCTTCACCCTCGTCGTTCCCCTCGGAACACTCCTCGGCCTCGCCCCAGGCTAG
- a CDS encoding TerC family protein: protein MDAYLSSSFLLSLLQIVWIDIILSGDNAVVIALACRGLPERQLRIGVYAGALVAALLRIVFALIISQLLAVPLLKVVGGLILLHIAVKLVRGEEEDESHIKEQSSLLRAIWTIAVADAVMSFDNVVAVAGAAKGHDELFIIGLALSVPLLVVGATLITRLIDRFPILIWFGGGLLGWVAGEMIASDRLMQQHVIEALPSVLQPNLHLAAGALGAVLVVGIGALLRRKSDRAVAGEQAEAVGTVEADVLGR from the coding sequence GTGGATGCCTATCTGAGTTCCTCCTTCCTGCTGTCCCTCCTCCAGATCGTCTGGATCGACATCATCCTGTCGGGGGACAACGCCGTGGTCATCGCCCTGGCCTGCCGAGGACTGCCCGAGCGGCAGCTGCGGATCGGGGTGTATGCGGGTGCCCTGGTCGCGGCGCTCCTGCGGATCGTCTTCGCCCTGATCATCTCGCAGCTTCTCGCGGTGCCGCTGCTGAAAGTGGTCGGCGGCCTCATCCTGCTGCACATCGCCGTGAAGCTGGTGCGCGGCGAGGAGGAGGACGAGAGCCACATCAAGGAACAGTCGAGCCTTCTCCGGGCGATCTGGACAATCGCCGTGGCCGACGCGGTCATGAGCTTCGACAACGTCGTTGCCGTGGCGGGGGCCGCCAAGGGGCATGACGAGCTCTTCATCATCGGCCTCGCCCTGTCCGTCCCGCTCCTCGTGGTCGGGGCGACCCTGATCACCCGTCTGATCGACCGGTTCCCGATCCTGATCTGGTTCGGCGGTGGCCTTCTGGGGTGGGTGGCGGGCGAGATGATCGCCAGCGATCGGCTGATGCAGCAGCACGTGATCGAGGCCCTGCCCTCCGTCCTGCAGCCGAACCTGCACTTGGCGGCAGGCGCCCTCGGTGCGGTACTCGTCGTCGGTATCGGCGCGCTTCTCAGGCGAAAATCCGATCGCGCGGTCGCGGGGGAGCAGGCCGAGGCCGTGGGCACAGTCGAAGCCGACGTCCTCGGTCGCTGA
- a CDS encoding tripartite tricarboxylate transporter permease, protein MPDLLSNLGLGFAVALSLQNLLLCFLGCLVGTLIGVLPGVGPIATIAMLLPITFGLDPVGALIMLAGIYYGAQYGGSTTAILVNIPGEATSVVTTLDGHQMARQGRAGIALGTAAIASFFAGTVATLLIAALGAPLTRLALIFGPAEYFALMVMGLAFAVVLAHGSVLKAVAMILVGILFACIGTDLETGEERMTFGFTFLTDGIDFSVLAMGLFGVAEILRNLDQTETRDVARARIGRLLPSLADLRQAMPATLRGTAIGASLGILPGNGAVLGPFAAYTVEKRIARDPSRFGRGAIEGVAGPESANNAGAQTAFIPLLTLGIPPNAVMALMVGAMTIHGIVPGPGVMTKSPNLFWGMIASMWVGNLMLLVINLPLVGIWVRLLKVPYRLMFPAILMFCSIGIYSINSLPTDVMLIAAFGVFGYALIKFGFEPAPLLLGFVLGKLMEEYLRRALTLSRGDAMVFLERPVSALLFLVAFTILALALLPSLRRSRDEVFTEA, encoded by the coding sequence GTGCCGGATCTTCTCTCCAATCTCGGCCTCGGTTTCGCCGTCGCGCTGAGCCTGCAGAACCTGCTGCTCTGCTTCCTCGGCTGCCTTGTCGGCACGCTGATCGGCGTGCTGCCCGGCGTTGGGCCGATCGCCACCATCGCCATGCTGCTGCCGATCACCTTCGGCCTCGATCCGGTGGGCGCGCTGATCATGCTCGCCGGCATCTATTACGGGGCGCAGTACGGCGGCTCGACCACCGCGATCCTCGTCAACATCCCCGGCGAGGCGACCTCGGTCGTCACCACGCTGGACGGGCACCAGATGGCGCGGCAGGGCCGGGCCGGCATCGCCCTGGGCACGGCCGCGATCGCCTCGTTCTTCGCCGGCACCGTCGCCACGCTGCTGATCGCGGCGCTCGGCGCGCCGCTCACCCGCCTCGCGCTGATCTTCGGGCCGGCGGAATACTTCGCCCTGATGGTGATGGGACTGGCCTTCGCGGTCGTCCTCGCCCACGGCTCGGTGCTCAAGGCCGTGGCCATGATCCTGGTCGGCATCCTGTTCGCCTGCATCGGCACCGACCTCGAGACCGGCGAGGAGCGGATGACCTTCGGCTTCACCTTCCTGACCGACGGCATCGACTTCTCCGTGCTGGCCATGGGCCTGTTCGGGGTGGCCGAGATCCTGCGCAACCTGGACCAGACCGAGACGCGGGACGTCGCGCGGGCGCGCATCGGCCGCCTGCTGCCGAGTCTGGCCGATCTCCGGCAGGCGATGCCCGCGACCCTGCGCGGCACCGCGATCGGCGCCTCGCTCGGGATCCTGCCGGGCAACGGCGCCGTCCTCGGTCCGTTCGCCGCCTACACCGTCGAGAAGCGCATCGCCCGCGATCCGAGCCGGTTCGGCCGCGGCGCCATCGAGGGGGTCGCCGGCCCGGAGAGCGCCAACAATGCGGGCGCGCAGACGGCCTTCATCCCGCTCCTCACCCTCGGCATCCCGCCCAACGCGGTGATGGCGCTGATGGTCGGTGCGATGACCATCCACGGCATCGTCCCCGGGCCCGGCGTGATGACCAAGAGCCCCAACCTGTTCTGGGGCATGATCGCCTCGATGTGGGTCGGCAACCTGATGTTGCTCGTCATCAACCTGCCGCTGGTCGGCATCTGGGTGCGCCTGCTGAAGGTGCCCTACCGGCTGATGTTCCCCGCGATCCTGATGTTCTGCTCAATCGGCATCTACTCGATCAATTCACTGCCCACCGACGTCATGCTCATCGCGGCGTTCGGGGTGTTCGGTTACGCGCTGATCAAGTTCGGCTTCGAGCCGGCGCCGCTCCTGCTGGGGTTCGTGCTGGGCAAGCTGATGGAGGAATACCTGCGCCGCGCGCTCACCCTCTCCCGCGGCGACGCCATGGTCTTCCTGGAGCGTCCGGTCAGCGCGCTGCTGTTCCTCGTCGCCTTCACCATCCTCGCGCTGGCGCTGCTGCCGTCGCTGCGACGAAGCCGCGACGAGGTCTTCACGGAGGCCTGA
- a CDS encoding tripartite tricarboxylate transporter substrate-binding protein encodes MRTALAISLLSALAAFGAAADTYPQRPITMVVPFAAGGPTDVVARIVAEPMSRALGQQVVIENVTGAGGTTGITRASQAASDGYTIMMGHMGTHGAAPALFKGLKYDPAKSFDPIGLAAGTPIVIVAKKSMPAENLKGFIEALKSGGASINQAHAGVGSVSHSTGVLFDSLVGAKPTLVVYRGTGPALNDLVAGQVDFMTDQIVNVAPQITGGTIKAYAIATPERSPSLPDVPTTKEAGLPEYEVSAWNAVFAPKGLPADVRTKLVAALETALKDPGAKKRILELGGTVPKEAEAGPDALQKLVESEVARWTPVLRSAVEANP; translated from the coding sequence ATGAGAACGGCTCTCGCGATCAGTCTCCTGTCGGCGCTCGCCGCCTTCGGGGCGGCGGCGGACACCTACCCCCAGCGCCCGATCACCATGGTGGTGCCCTTCGCGGCCGGCGGTCCCACCGACGTCGTCGCGCGCATCGTCGCCGAGCCGATGTCGCGGGCGCTGGGCCAGCAGGTCGTCATCGAGAACGTCACCGGTGCCGGCGGCACGACCGGGATCACCCGCGCCTCGCAGGCGGCGTCCGACGGCTACACCATCATGATGGGGCATATGGGCACGCACGGCGCGGCCCCGGCCCTGTTCAAGGGCCTGAAATACGACCCGGCCAAGAGCTTCGACCCGATCGGGCTCGCCGCCGGCACGCCGATCGTCATCGTCGCCAAGAAGTCCATGCCGGCCGAGAACCTCAAGGGCTTCATCGAGGCGCTCAAATCCGGCGGTGCCTCGATCAACCAGGCGCATGCCGGCGTCGGCTCCGTCTCGCACTCGACGGGCGTGCTGTTCGACTCGCTCGTCGGCGCCAAACCGACCCTCGTCGTCTATCGCGGCACCGGGCCGGCGCTGAACGACCTCGTGGCGGGGCAGGTCGATTTCATGACCGACCAGATCGTCAACGTCGCCCCGCAGATCACCGGCGGCACGATCAAGGCCTACGCCATCGCCACGCCCGAGCGCTCCCCGAGCCTGCCCGACGTGCCGACCACCAAGGAGGCGGGCCTGCCCGAATACGAGGTCAGCGCCTGGAACGCCGTCTTCGCGCCGAAGGGCTTGCCGGCCGATGTCCGGACCAAGCTCGTCGCCGCGCTCGAGACCGCGCTGAAGGATCCGGGCGCGAAGAAGCGTATCCTCGAACTCGGCGGCACGGTGCCGAAGGAGGCCGAGGCCGGACCCGACGCGCTACAGAAGCTCGTCGAGAGCGAGGTCGCCCGCTGGACGCCCGTCCTCCGATCCGCCGTCGAGGCCAATCCCTGA